The following is a genomic window from Dermatophilaceae bacterium Soc4.6.
TGCGGCCGGGGAGGACCCGGTGCGCGACGACCACTACCGCGCGCTCGGCGCCGTCTACGACGCCTTCACCCGGGTCGGCAGCGTCGCGGTGCCGACGATCGCGGCGGTCCGGGGCGCGGCCGTCGGCGCGGGGCTCAACCTCGCCCTCGCCACCGACCTGCGCCTGGTGTCGCACACCGCTCGGCTGCTGCCCGGGTTCAGCCAGATCGGGATTCACCCGGGCGGTGGGCACTTCACGCTCCTGCAGCGAGCCGGGGGCCGCGAGACCGCCTCTGCCATGGGGCTGTTCGGTGAGGAGATCGACGGCGACCGGGCCGTGGCCCTGGGGGTGGCGTGGGCGGCATACGACGACGAGGTGGTGCTCGAGCGGGCCCTGGCGCTGGCAGGCCGGGTCGCCCGCGACCCCGAGCTGGCGCGCCGGATGGTCACCAGCTTCCGCCGCGAGACCGCCCCCGGCGGGCTGCCCTGGGACGTCGCGGTCGAGCTCGAGCGGTCGCCCCAGATGTGGTCGCTGCGACGTCGGCACGACGCCTGACGCAGGCACCGTTAGGATCAGGGCAACAGCCCACGACGACCACAGTCAGGAGATCCCGGTGGCCTCGGTCGTTCTCGTCACGGGGGTCTCCCGCTTCATGGGGGGCGCGGTCAGCCAGGCCCTCAGCCACGACCCCTCCGTGGAGCGGATCATCGGGGTGGACGTCATCCCCCCGCCGCACTCGATCGGGCGGGCAGAGTTCGTGCGGGCCGACATCCGCAACCCGATGATCGGCAAGATCATCACGCAGGCGCGGGTCGACACCGTGGTGCACATGAACGTCATCGCGACCCCGGTCACGGCCGGAGGGCGGGTCTCCCAGAAGGAGATCAACGTCATCGGCACCATGCAGCTGCTCGCTGCCTGCCAGAAGGCCACCAGCCTCGAGCGTCTCGTCGTGAAGTCGTCGGCCACCGTCTACGGCTCGACCCCCCGCGACCCGGCCATGTTCACCGAGGACATGGTGCCGAAGTCGATGCCCCGGGCCGGGTTCGGCCGAGACTCGGCCGAGGTCGAGGGGTACGTGCGGGGCTTCAGCCGCCGCCGCCCCGAGGTCGGGGTGGCCATGCTGCGCTTCGCCAACATCATCGGCCCCGGCATCCGCACCGAGCTCACCGACTACTTCACCCTGCCGATCATCCCCGTGGCCTTCGG
Proteins encoded in this region:
- a CDS encoding enoyl-CoA hydratase-related protein: MPPPPPPEPAPERGEGISQEVRYATSDGVALITLDVPTRRNALTVAMATELVAAVDRAEADPAVGALVVTGGASFCAGAERSVLAAAGEDPVRDDHYRALGAVYDAFTRVGSVAVPTIAAVRGAAVGAGLNLALATDLRLVSHTARLLPGFSQIGIHPGGGHFTLLQRAGGRETASAMGLFGEEIDGDRAVALGVAWAAYDDEVVLERALALAGRVARDPELARRMVTSFRRETAPGGLPWDVAVELERSPQMWSLRRRHDA
- a CDS encoding NAD-dependent epimerase/dehydratase family protein, with product MASVVLVTGVSRFMGGAVSQALSHDPSVERIIGVDVIPPPHSIGRAEFVRADIRNPMIGKIITQARVDTVVHMNVIATPVTAGGRVSQKEINVIGTMQLLAACQKATSLERLVVKSSATVYGSTPRDPAMFTEDMVPKSMPRAGFGRDSAEVEGYVRGFSRRRPEVGVAMLRFANIIGPGIRTELTDYFTLPIIPVAFGFDARLQFVHEADATSALMAATVAADPCGIVNIAGDGMISVLQAAALVGRPVLPVPFAAAGFVGGLVKRLGRADFSADQMEFLAHGRGLDTTRMRRVLHFDPAFTSRQAFTDFADHVGGPVPGSDFVGHAASSAVGSATAALSHALSPVASPASSHGRPD